The genomic region GATATGTCACTTATCGAACGATGGCAGTCCGGCGTTAACGACAGCAAGTTCGCATTGGGGTTCTGGGACGGCCCCTATCCCGACGAACATATTGAGGCCATTGCCGAACTCACAAATATGACAAATAACTCCGCTCCTCGCGACAATCTGTCCCTAAACGATTTCCACAAAACGCCGGCTCAGCTTCGGGAAGAGGAGTATGAGATTCTTCGATCAGGCGCCCAACGTTGGACCGCCTATATCGTCGATAGGGAAACCGGCGCATTCGCGGGTTTTACCCAGGTACTCTGGCATCCCAACAGACCGGAGATAGTCGGTCAAGACGGCACGGGTGTCTTTCCTTCGTTTCGCGGCAAAGGCTTGGGACGGTGGCTCAAAGCCGCCACGGTGGACCGTATCCTGCGTGAGCGCCCCGAGGCGAAATCTGTTCGTACCGGCAACGCCTACTCAAATGCAGCGATGCTGCGGATCAACGACGAACTCGGATTCAAGCCGTGCAACTCTATATGCACATGGCAGGTGGAAACGGAAAAGGCGGCGGCATACCTCGCCGAATCGGAGCAACAAGACACGCCAGGATTGCTCACAGAGTGACCCCCTCACTGTCCTGAATTATCGGGTAGGCCGGGGCGTTACCTTTCCGGCCTCCCACAGCACCCTTCGGCGATACCAGCGAAGGAAACCACGCCATGCAAGTCGAATCTAATTGTCTATGCCAGCCACCCCTTCGTCCAATCCCACGACGCCCACCGCGTTTGGCGCCGTCGCGCCCTACTACGACCACCTGATGTCCGGCGTGCCGTACCGGTTTTGGATCGCGTATGTCGAGCGACTGTGGAAAAAGCACGACCTCGCGCCCAAATCCGTGCTGGACCTCGCCTGCGGCACCGGGACCGCCACCCGGATGCTCCAGCAGCGCGGCTACCAGACCGCCGGCGTCGATCTCTCCGGCCCCATGCTCGCCATCGCCCGCGAGCGCGCCAAGGACGAAGATCTGGCGATTCCCTTTGACGAACAAGACGCCGCCGACATGGACCTGGGCGACGCCCGCTTCGACGCCGTGATCTCCCTTTTCGACAGCCTGAACAATATCCTCGAAGATAACCGCCTTCAGTCCGCCTTTCGCCGTATCTGCGCTCATATCAACCCCGGCGGCAGCTTTATCTTCGATTTGAATACCGAGTTCGCTCTAGAGCAAGGGATGTTCAACCAGAGCTGTTCACGCCGCGACGAACCTCTCCACTACCGCTGGCGCTCCCGCTACAACCACGAAACGCGTATCTGCACCGTCAACATGACCTTCAGCTACGACCCCGGATCCGGTGAACGCGAGACCTTCAAAGAAACCCACACCCAAAAGGGCTACGCCAAAGACGAAATCACCCAATGGCTCCGCAACGCCGGCTTCGCCGCCGTGACCGTGTACGACGGCTACTCAACCGACCCGCCCCGCAAACGCTCCGACCGATTGTTTTATGTGGCGGTGAAAGCATAGCGAGAGCAAATCGACATGGATCCGCAAGAACTACAGAGGGCTAGCATCAAGGCCGCTGAAAAGGACCTGCGCGCCATTCTTGATCGCGATTTCTCCGCAAGCCGCATGAGCACGACCAAGTGGGCGGAAGTCGCCGAATGGCTCGGTGCGTCATCGTTGAAGTGCAATGTCAAATTCGTGGATGTCCCGGACAAAGTATTCGAGATCAAACGTTTCCGGCATGTGACTGGCGATTGGTTCGACTGTGGCTCGTTAGGGCCGTTCACCTCGATTTCGATTGAATGGGCTGAAATCGACCATTTGGAGGACATTGAAAAGCAGTTGACGGAAATGTCCGTCCCATACGATCGTGAGAGCGATAGGATTCGCATCATCGGTCACGTTCGAAACGCCGAGTGAGTTTTGAGAAGTATGTTCTGTTCACGGTTAAGAAGTGGCGCGCTCTGAAAATATTTTTACCCGGGTAATATTGACTTGTGTGTTTTACCCGGGTAATATTAGCGAGGTCAGACGAGATTGGCGACGGTAAACTCAACATATATCGCTTTTGAAGGCGCGCGTCGTGTGGCGCTTGGCTCTCTGGCGGAGGCGGCGACTGCGGCGAAGCGGGCGCTGGATCAGCCGTCAGATCATATGGTGCTGATTTTTGACGCGGTATCTGGCGAGCAGATCGATCTGAACCTGCATGGAACGCTGGAGGATGTGCTCGCTCGTTTGCAGACTCCCGCTTGTGACGATGCGCCCGCCGAGAATGCGCCGGAGGAGGCGCCTCGGGCGCCGGGGCGCCCGAAGCTGGGGGTTGTGCCGCGTGAGGTGACGCTGCTTCCCAGGCATTGGGACTGGCTGGCGAGCCAGTCGGGCGGGGCGTCGGTGGCGCTGCGAAAGCTTGTTGAGAAGGAAATGCGGGCGGCGCGTCAGGAGGACCATAAGCGGCAATTGCGGGATGCGGCTTATCGGTTTATGTCCGCCATCGCCGGAAACGAAACCGGGTTTGAGGAAGCGCTGCGCGCGCTCTTTGCCGTGAAGCGAGATGCGTTTCATCATGTAATTCAGAATTGGCCGCGAGATATCCGCGAGCATACTGAGCATCTGGCGGATCAATTTTTCGATGCGGACTCATCTTCGCCGGCATCGTGATCGTGAGGATTCAGAGGA from Capsulimonas corticalis harbors:
- a CDS encoding DUF2239 family protein; this encodes MATVNSTYIAFEGARRVALGSLAEAATAAKRALDQPSDHMVLIFDAVSGEQIDLNLHGTLEDVLARLQTPACDDAPAENAPEEAPRAPGRPKLGVVPREVTLLPRHWDWLASQSGGASVALRKLVEKEMRAARQEDHKRQLRDAAYRFMSAIAGNETGFEEALRALFAVKRDAFHHVIQNWPRDIREHTEHLADQFFDADSSSPAS
- a CDS encoding class I SAM-dependent DNA methyltransferase translates to MPATPSSNPTTPTAFGAVAPYYDHLMSGVPYRFWIAYVERLWKKHDLAPKSVLDLACGTGTATRMLQQRGYQTAGVDLSGPMLAIARERAKDEDLAIPFDEQDAADMDLGDARFDAVISLFDSLNNILEDNRLQSAFRRICAHINPGGSFIFDLNTEFALEQGMFNQSCSRRDEPLHYRWRSRYNHETRICTVNMTFSYDPGSGERETFKETHTQKGYAKDEITQWLRNAGFAAVTVYDGYSTDPPRKRSDRLFYVAVKA
- a CDS encoding DUF6678 family protein; this translates as MDPQELQRASIKAAEKDLRAILDRDFSASRMSTTKWAEVAEWLGASSLKCNVKFVDVPDKVFEIKRFRHVTGDWFDCGSLGPFTSISIEWAEIDHLEDIEKQLTEMSVPYDRESDRIRIIGHVRNAE
- a CDS encoding GNAT family N-acetyltransferase, whose protein sequence is MTKITICELDHKDATEAEYEAFTILSNQIKVEELPDEPPLLVEDIKTELQNFPESLFIKSWVGWIDDTAQFASNGVVWFTNDKENTHAIHFLIRTIPAYRRHGLGRQMLQMVVNSAREKGRTLMITSTNGRVPAGEAFMKRLGAERALENRSSQLNLADVDMSLIERWQSGVNDSKFALGFWDGPYPDEHIEAIAELTNMTNNSAPRDNLSLNDFHKTPAQLREEEYEILRSGAQRWTAYIVDRETGAFAGFTQVLWHPNRPEIVGQDGTGVFPSFRGKGLGRWLKAATVDRILRERPEAKSVRTGNAYSNAAMLRINDELGFKPCNSICTWQVETEKAAAYLAESEQQDTPGLLTE